A genomic stretch from Sulfurimonas sediminis includes:
- a CDS encoding HpcH/HpaI aldolase/citrate lyase family protein gives MLSKIKEAYENRDLAALDALAVPTFRHINKKNSFKSVLMLSCHNIKHLSKIQSLDAECIMLNLEDGVSKEDKPFALALAAVFLSQLKKSDKKLVVRVNALDEGGYDEITYLNQFMPDAIRVPKIKNKEEVKNVLALLHEEIDLHLSIETAQAWHNLSTLKVNKRVGVFYLGILDLFADMGLPQSLINLQNPTMKYMLAHFLVTAKAMKVKPVSFVFQEFEDLKTFEQWLLLEKEIGYDAKACISPGQVKLVRKIFVDTAEELKRAKIIVKLFEMHRDEGITGFVDEEYGFIDEPIYKGALKLLAAQKD, from the coding sequence ATGTTAAGTAAAATTAAAGAAGCGTACGAAAACAGAGACCTGGCTGCACTTGATGCTTTGGCTGTGCCAACATTTCGCCACATCAACAAAAAAAACAGTTTTAAATCAGTACTGATGCTCTCTTGTCATAATATTAAACATCTTTCTAAAATACAAAGCCTTGATGCAGAGTGCATTATGTTGAATCTGGAAGATGGTGTCAGCAAAGAGGATAAACCTTTTGCTCTCGCTTTGGCAGCTGTTTTTCTCTCTCAACTTAAAAAGAGTGACAAGAAACTGGTTGTTCGTGTGAATGCTTTGGATGAGGGTGGCTATGATGAGATTACCTATCTGAATCAGTTTATGCCCGATGCAATTCGTGTGCCAAAAATTAAAAACAAAGAAGAAGTGAAAAATGTACTGGCTCTTTTGCATGAGGAAATAGACTTGCATCTTTCTATAGAAACAGCCCAGGCATGGCATAATCTTTCTACTTTGAAAGTAAATAAAAGAGTAGGGGTGTTTTATCTTGGGATTTTAGACTTGTTTGCCGATATGGGGCTTCCACAGAGTTTGATTAATCTGCAAAATCCGACTATGAAATATATGCTTGCACATTTTTTAGTTACAGCCAAGGCTATGAAAGTAAAACCTGTCTCCTTTGTGTTTCAGGAATTTGAAGATTTAAAAACTTTTGAACAATGGTTGCTGCTTGAAAAAGAGATTGGATATGATGCAAAAGCCTGTATCTCACCGGGGCAGGTGAAACTTGTACGTAAAATATTTGTAGATACAGCAGAAGAGCTAAAAAGGGCAAAAATCATTGTGAAACTTTTTGAGATGCATCGTGATGAGGGTATTACCGGTTTTGTAGATGAAGAGTATGGGTTTATTGACGAGCCGATATATAAAGGTGCTCTGAAACTGTTGGCCGCACAAAAAGACTAG
- the hemL gene encoding glutamate-1-semialdehyde 2,1-aminomutase → MNTEASQKAFEEAQRLIPGGVDSPVRAFKSVGTTPLFITEGKGAYLKDVDGNEYIDYVQSWGPLLFGHCDEAIEAAVIDAVKHGLSFGAPTLAETELAKLVVGFFDSIDKVRFVSSGTEAVMSAIRLARGFTGRDDIVKFTGCYHGHSDALLVEAGSGAATFGNPSSPGVPADFTKHTLLAQYNNIESVKKCFADSDNIACVIIEPIAGNMGLVPADKEFLHALRKLCDEHGTLLLFDEVMSGFRASVHGAESITGVKPDIVTLGKVIGGGMPVGAFGARAEIMAMLSPEGPVYQAGTLSGNPVAMAAGYTALMKLKNNARVIDVLNERATRLVEGIQSAAAKYNIPMQIATRGSMFGFFFNDKPVKNFSDAAKSDAELFAKFHTGMLERGHYFACSLYETGFISTAITDEMIEKTVEASDAVFKEITNV, encoded by the coding sequence ATGAATACAGAGGCATCACAAAAAGCATTTGAAGAGGCACAGCGTTTAATCCCGGGTGGGGTTGATTCACCGGTAAGAGCATTTAAGAGTGTGGGGACAACACCCCTGTTTATCACTGAGGGTAAAGGCGCCTACCTTAAAGATGTAGACGGGAATGAGTATATTGATTATGTCCAAAGTTGGGGACCTTTACTTTTTGGACATTGTGATGAAGCTATAGAAGCTGCTGTTATTGATGCGGTAAAACATGGTTTGAGTTTTGGCGCACCGACATTGGCAGAGACAGAACTTGCAAAGCTTGTTGTCGGCTTTTTTGACTCCATTGACAAAGTACGTTTTGTAAGCAGTGGAACAGAAGCTGTGATGAGTGCTATCCGCCTTGCACGCGGCTTTACAGGACGTGATGATATTGTGAAGTTTACAGGATGCTATCACGGACACAGTGATGCTCTTTTGGTCGAAGCGGGAAGCGGTGCGGCGACTTTTGGAAATCCCTCAAGCCCCGGTGTTCCGGCTGACTTTACAAAACATACGCTTTTGGCCCAATATAACAATATAGAGAGTGTCAAAAAATGTTTTGCGGACTCCGACAATATTGCCTGTGTGATTATAGAACCAATTGCAGGCAATATGGGACTTGTCCCGGCTGACAAAGAGTTTTTGCATGCACTCAGAAAGCTTTGTGACGAACACGGTACCCTGCTTTTGTTTGATGAAGTGATGAGCGGATTTCGCGCAAGTGTTCACGGTGCCGAGTCGATAACAGGGGTAAAACCTGACATCGTAACACTCGGAAAGGTGATAGGCGGGGGTATGCCGGTCGGTGCCTTTGGTGCACGCGCAGAGATAATGGCAATGCTCTCACCTGAAGGTCCTGTATATCAGGCAGGAACTCTCAGCGGCAATCCTGTGGCAATGGCAGCAGGGTATACTGCTCTGATGAAACTCAAAAACAATGCAAGAGTGATTGATGTTTTAAATGAAAGAGCCACAAGACTGGTAGAAGGGATACAAAGTGCCGCTGCAAAGTACAATATACCTATGCAGATAGCTACAAGAGGTTCAATGTTCGGTTTTTTCTTTAATGACAAACCTGTAAAAAACTTTAGTGATGCAGCAAAGAGTGATGCAGAACTTTTTGCAAAGTTTCATACTGGCATGCTTGAGCGTGGACACTACTTTGCCTGTTCTTTGTATGAAACAGGGTTTATTTCCACGGCAATTACAGATGAAATGATAGAAAAGACTGTAGAGGCGAGTGATGCAGTCTTTAAGGAAATTACAAATGTCTGA
- a CDS encoding AtpZ/AtpI family protein produces the protein MSDDTQDKVKSEARETGQRKPRIKPIVEAADSLSLGISMVVAVLLGVGIGWLLKRWTDIEWLFWVGVFIGVAAAILNIYKAYSKQYKEFEKLAKEDRYAIKKQLEDDEDEDYGEKNY, from the coding sequence ATGTCTGATGACACGCAAGATAAGGTGAAGAGCGAAGCTAGAGAGACGGGGCAGCGCAAACCAAGAATAAAACCTATTGTAGAGGCGGCAGACAGTCTCTCTTTGGGTATATCCATGGTTGTGGCAGTACTGTTGGGTGTCGGTATTGGCTGGCTGTTAAAAAGATGGACAGATATCGAGTGGCTTTTTTGGGTAGGTGTTTTCATTGGAGTTGCAGCAGCAATATTAAATATCTATAAAGCATACTCAAAACAATACAAAGAGTTTGAAAAACTGGCAAAAGAAGACAGGTATGCGATAAAAAAACAACTTGAAGATGATGAGGATGAGGATTACGGTGAAAAAAACTATTAG
- the rpoD gene encoding RNA polymerase sigma factor RpoD, translated as MTAKELNKALETFFEEHKSKDCVTYESLIEFFDKQPTAAQAKNIYKLLQKHKKCIYTSSEHAKKLNDQEAEARRSAQRKMLEDNETDKFDILKEHELLEWSRSDSPVRMYLREMGQIPLLTKEEEIEISKKIEAGESIIIDAICSVPYLIDFILDYKEPLINRERRVKELFKSFEDEKDDGDDDTEDDSTEKTLSVKDKSRVEKVSTSFKALEKAKKDWVKATEKAPQNLDGELTEEIVHYYLTVTYKKSVLKEKLLDLGPTSKLINELVKAMETTLKSDEGYDKELKRLEYKLPLFNATLKANHKILVEKIQDLTKEDIANMVPEATMVSTYMEIKKLVQTKEASKNSFDMEPEKLADILEQIKRGKNISEISKTKMAKSNLRLVVSIAKRYTNRGLPFLDLIQEGNIGLMKAVDKFEYQKGYKFSTYATWWIRQAISRAIADQARTIRIPIHMIETINRINKIMRKHLQENGKEPDVDTIAQEVGLSVEKVKNVIKITKEPISLEAPIGSEDDGRFGDFIEDKTSLSPSDAILKDDLRIQIEQVLEQLNEREKAVIKLRFGIMDDESDRTLEEIGKELSVTRERVRQIESSAIKKLKHPKVGRKLKNYIEE; from the coding sequence ATGACAGCAAAAGAACTCAACAAAGCTTTAGAGACCTTTTTTGAAGAGCACAAGTCCAAAGATTGTGTCACTTATGAATCTTTAATCGAATTTTTTGACAAACAGCCTACAGCTGCTCAGGCAAAAAATATTTATAAACTTCTCCAAAAACACAAAAAATGCATTTATACATCCAGCGAACATGCTAAAAAATTAAATGATCAAGAAGCAGAGGCACGCAGAAGCGCCCAGCGAAAAATGCTCGAAGACAATGAAACAGACAAATTTGATATTTTAAAAGAGCATGAACTTCTTGAATGGTCCCGCTCAGATTCTCCTGTTCGTATGTATCTTCGTGAAATGGGACAAATTCCACTTCTGACAAAAGAAGAAGAGATTGAAATTTCTAAAAAAATAGAAGCCGGAGAAAGCATCATTATAGATGCCATATGTTCTGTTCCCTATTTGATAGATTTCATTCTGGACTACAAAGAACCTCTTATCAATCGGGAAAGACGCGTCAAAGAACTCTTTAAAAGTTTTGAAGATGAAAAAGATGACGGAGATGATGATACAGAGGATGACTCGACAGAAAAAACACTCTCTGTCAAAGACAAAAGCAGAGTTGAAAAAGTATCTACAAGTTTCAAAGCTTTGGAAAAAGCAAAAAAAGACTGGGTAAAAGCCACAGAAAAAGCACCCCAAAATCTTGACGGAGAGCTTACTGAAGAAATTGTACACTACTACTTGACTGTAACATACAAAAAATCTGTACTCAAAGAAAAACTTCTTGACCTCGGACCTACTTCAAAACTTATAAATGAATTGGTAAAAGCGATGGAAACAACACTCAAAAGTGATGAAGGGTATGATAAAGAACTCAAACGCCTAGAGTATAAACTCCCTCTTTTTAATGCCACATTAAAAGCAAATCATAAAATTTTAGTGGAAAAGATTCAGGATCTGACGAAAGAAGATATTGCTAATATGGTTCCTGAAGCGACAATGGTTTCAACCTATATGGAAATTAAAAAGCTGGTACAGACAAAAGAGGCTTCCAAAAACAGCTTTGATATGGAACCGGAAAAACTTGCTGATATTTTAGAGCAGATCAAACGCGGTAAAAATATCTCGGAAATTTCCAAAACAAAAATGGCAAAATCAAACCTGCGCCTTGTAGTTTCCATTGCCAAGCGCTATACCAACCGCGGTTTGCCTTTCCTTGACCTTATCCAGGAAGGAAATATCGGTCTTATGAAAGCAGTTGACAAATTTGAATATCAAAAAGGATACAAGTTTTCAACCTACGCAACATGGTGGATTCGCCAGGCTATTTCGCGTGCTATTGCCGACCAGGCCAGAACAATCCGTATTCCTATTCATATGATTGAAACGATCAACCGTATCAATAAAATTATGCGTAAACACCTGCAGGAAAACGGAAAAGAGCCGGATGTTGATACAATCGCACAGGAAGTCGGTCTGTCGGTTGAAAAAGTCAAAAATGTCATCAAAATCACCAAAGAACCTATCTCTCTTGAAGCTCCTATCGGCAGCGAAGACGACGGTCGTTTTGGAGACTTTATAGAAGACAAAACATCTCTTTCTCCTTCTGATGCAATACTCAAAGATGATTTGAGAATTCAGATTGAACAGGTTCTTGAACAATTAAACGAAAGAGAAAAAGCCGTTATCAAACTCCGTTTCGGAATCATGGATGATGAGAGTGACAGAACACTCGAAGAGATTGGAAAAGAACTCAGTGTAACCCGTGAGCGTGTTCGTCAAATTGAATCAAGCGCCATCAAAAAACTCAAACATCCTAAAGTTGGACGAAAACTAAAAAACTATATTGAAGAATAA
- a CDS encoding flagellar hook-basal body protein — MQTGYYSSAAGMVTQFNRLDTIANNLANVNTNGFKEDQLIVGDFMRLYKEARDELPNSDNSKESAAFLNRTMTRAPQIVDSYTDYSVGNMQKSSNSLDFALSREGLFFAVKTPEGIRLTRDGAFTLNDEGKLVTKQGYEVLPSDYQKSKEGISFATMDSVIEVDKNGQIFTNVPNNLSLVENKKLFIAQPENIKDLIKEGDNLYKLPDTDSLTNIEQSGAVRQGFVEKSNVNAVKMMTQLIETNRLVGMYQKVMDAQMNDMNRDAIEKLAKKA; from the coding sequence ATGCAAACAGGCTATTACAGTTCTGCTGCCGGGATGGTAACGCAGTTTAACAGACTTGATACCATTGCAAATAATTTGGCAAATGTGAATACAAACGGTTTTAAAGAAGATCAGCTTATTGTCGGTGATTTTATGCGGCTGTATAAAGAGGCCAGAGATGAGCTTCCAAACAGTGACAATTCCAAAGAGAGTGCAGCTTTTTTAAACAGAACAATGACACGGGCACCACAGATAGTAGACTCTTATACCGATTATTCTGTTGGAAATATGCAAAAAAGTTCAAACTCTTTGGATTTTGCACTTTCTCGAGAGGGATTGTTTTTTGCAGTAAAAACACCCGAGGGCATACGCCTTACCCGTGATGGTGCTTTTACTCTGAATGATGAGGGAAAGCTCGTTACCAAACAGGGGTATGAGGTACTTCCAAGTGATTATCAAAAGTCAAAAGAGGGAATCAGTTTTGCGACAATGGACAGTGTTATAGAAGTAGATAAAAACGGACAGATTTTTACCAATGTTCCAAACAATCTCTCTCTGGTGGAAAATAAAAAATTATTCATTGCCCAGCCTGAAAATATCAAAGATCTTATCAAAGAGGGTGACAACCTTTATAAACTTCCAGATACAGACTCTTTAACAAATATTGAACAAAGTGGTGCAGTCAGACAGGGTTTTGTGGAAAAAAGCAATGTAAATGCAGTAAAAATGATGACACAGCTTATAGAAACAAACAGACTCGTAGGAATGTATCAAAAGGTAATGGATGCGCAAATGAATGATATGAACAGAGACGCAATAGAAAAACTTGCGAAAAAAGCTTAA
- the flgG gene encoding flagellar basal-body rod protein FlgG, whose protein sequence is MMQSLYTASTGMLGMQTQIDTTANNIANVNTIGFKKSRAEFADLMYHVMEYAGTSTSDTTKSPTGIEVGLGVRPTAINKIFSEGSLKQTDNNLDLAITGRGFFKMELPDGTQVYSKNGSFKIDQNGTIVNSDGYTLVPQIVIPPDATNINIGTDGTVTVIQPGQTQATQIGQIQTTNFINPAGLHAMGDNLYLETDSSGQPVEGIPGVDGLGTLRQGFVELSNVELVVELTDLITGQRAYDANSKIITTSDEMLQTTNNLKR, encoded by the coding sequence ATGATGCAATCACTTTATACTGCCTCAACAGGAATGTTGGGGATGCAGACACAAATTGATACGACGGCCAATAATATTGCCAATGTGAACACTATAGGATTTAAGAAATCCCGTGCAGAATTTGCTGACTTAATGTATCATGTGATGGAATATGCAGGAACTTCAACCAGTGATACAACCAAAAGTCCTACCGGAATTGAGGTTGGTTTAGGTGTCCGTCCTACGGCAATAAATAAAATATTCTCCGAAGGATCTTTAAAGCAGACAGATAATAATCTGGATTTGGCTATTACGGGCAGAGGCTTTTTTAAAATGGAACTGCCTGACGGAACACAGGTTTATTCTAAAAACGGCTCTTTCAAAATAGATCAAAACGGAACAATTGTTAACAGTGACGGATACACATTGGTACCACAGATTGTTATTCCGCCTGATGCGACAAATATTAATATCGGTACCGACGGAACAGTGACAGTAATTCAGCCTGGACAGACACAGGCAACACAGATAGGACAGATTCAAACAACAAATTTTATAAATCCGGCCGGTTTGCATGCCATGGGTGATAACCTTTATCTTGAAACAGACAGTTCGGGACAACCGGTTGAAGGGATTCCCGGTGTTGATGGACTCGGGACACTGAGACAGGGGTTTGTGGAACTCAGTAATGTTGAACTGGTAGTTGAACTGACAGATTTGATTACCGGGCAACGTGCCTATGATGCAAACTCAAAAATCATTACCACCAGTGATGAAATGCTTCAAACTACAAACAATCTTAAACGATAA
- a CDS encoding 3-isopropylmalate dehydratase small subunit: MQKANINGKVWKFGKDIDTDLIIAARYLNTSVPEELAKHVMEDADPEFINKMSPGDVIVADENFGCGSSREHAPIALKAAGVAAIIAPTFARIFYRNAFNMGLPIFELKEADEIQEGDAISIDMNAGTITNQSTDKTYKFTPIPAFMQELIDAGGLMNFAKNEVEGKK; encoded by the coding sequence ATGCAAAAAGCAAACATAAATGGAAAAGTTTGGAAATTTGGAAAAGATATAGATACCGATTTGATTATTGCTGCAAGATATTTAAATACTTCAGTACCCGAAGAACTCGCAAAACATGTAATGGAAGATGCTGATCCTGAGTTTATCAATAAAATGTCTCCCGGAGATGTTATCGTCGCAGACGAAAATTTTGGATGCGGAAGCTCTCGTGAACATGCACCGATTGCCTTAAAAGCCGCCGGTGTTGCTGCCATCATTGCACCTACATTTGCCAGAATCTTTTACAGAAATGCATTTAATATGGGACTGCCTATATTTGAACTCAAAGAAGCAGATGAGATTCAAGAGGGTGATGCAATCAGTATTGATATGAATGCAGGCACAATCACAAACCAAAGTACAGATAAAACATATAAATTTACTCCGATCCCTGCCTTTATGCAGGAGTTGATAGACGCAGGTGGTTTAATGAACTTTGCAAAAAATGAAGTAGAAGGAAAAAAATAG
- the leuB gene encoding 3-isopropylmalate dehydrogenase, whose protein sequence is MKSYKIALIKGDGIGPEIIDEAVKVLDAVASYSGFILKYEDLLMGGCAYDITGDPLPQETISGALNSDAVLFGAIGGEKWDNLPREKRPESGLLRFRKELGVYANLRPAVVYDELINASSLKPEVVRGVDLMVVRELIGGIYFGEPKGRDATKGWNTMVYTRDEIVRIAHQAFKIAMTRSKRVCSIDKANVLDVSQLWRETVEEVAKEYPDVELSHMYVDNAAMQLIRDPKQFDVMLTGNIFGDILSDEASMLSGSIGLLPSASIGAKIGVYEPIHGSAPDIAGQGIANPIATISSASMMLRYALNEEEAANKIDNAIKKTLSEGYRTGDLAQFDAKEVCSTSEMGSIIANYIEK, encoded by the coding sequence ATGAAATCATACAAAATAGCACTGATAAAAGGTGATGGAATTGGTCCTGAAATTATTGACGAGGCTGTAAAAGTTTTGGATGCAGTTGCATCATACAGTGGATTTATTCTAAAATATGAAGATTTGTTAATGGGCGGATGCGCGTATGATATTACAGGTGATCCGCTTCCTCAAGAGACAATTTCTGGAGCATTGAATTCTGATGCTGTTCTTTTTGGTGCTATCGGCGGTGAAAAGTGGGATAATCTTCCTCGCGAAAAACGCCCAGAAAGTGGTCTGCTCCGTTTTAGAAAAGAGCTTGGTGTATATGCCAATTTGCGTCCGGCAGTTGTATATGATGAACTTATCAATGCTTCTTCATTAAAGCCGGAAGTCGTCCGCGGTGTTGACTTAATGGTGGTTCGCGAACTTATCGGCGGTATCTATTTTGGTGAGCCAAAAGGACGCGATGCAACCAAAGGCTGGAACACTATGGTCTATACACGTGATGAAATCGTGCGTATTGCCCATCAGGCATTTAAAATTGCAATGACTCGCTCCAAGCGTGTATGTTCCATCGACAAAGCAAATGTTTTGGATGTGTCTCAACTGTGGAGAGAAACCGTTGAAGAAGTAGCAAAAGAATATCCTGATGTAGAACTTTCTCATATGTATGTGGATAATGCCGCTATGCAGCTTATCCGTGATCCAAAACAGTTTGATGTTATGCTTACAGGAAATATTTTTGGTGACATATTAAGTGATGAGGCAAGTATGCTCTCGGGTTCTATCGGACTGCTGCCATCTGCTTCCATCGGTGCTAAAATCGGTGTATATGAACCTATTCACGGTTCAGCACCTGATATTGCAGGACAGGGGATTGCAAATCCTATTGCAACTATCTCTTCTGCATCCATGATGCTTAGATATGCACTCAATGAAGAAGAGGCTGCCAACAAGATTGACAATGCCATCAAAAAAACATTAAGCGAAGGCTACAGAACAGGTGACTTGGCTCAGTTTGATGCAAAAGAAGTCTGCTCAACAAGTGAAATGGGCTCAATTATTGCAAACTACATAGAAAAGTAG
- a CDS encoding tetratricopeptide repeat protein, translated as MQTLTLANIYELQGLKEEALEIYKEVLKKDPNNSDAKIAIRRLSGMRKKFLHVNVQMKEYFLKMDSEVEFKEFERWLLKAWN; from the coding sequence ATGCAGACTCTGACTTTGGCAAATATTTATGAACTGCAAGGTTTAAAAGAAGAGGCATTGGAAATTTATAAGGAAGTCTTGAAAAAAGACCCGAATAACAGTGATGCCAAAATTGCTATACGAAGACTCTCCGGTATGAGAAAAAAGTTTTTACATGTAAATGTTCAAATGAAAGAGTATTTTTTAAAGATGGATTCCGAAGTTGAGTTCAAAGAGTTTGAAAGGTGGTTATTGAAAGCATGGAACTAA
- a CDS encoding CiaD-like domain-containing protein: MELKDVILSTLAEMEDELPQESVKEVQQETFAEETEERLPQKDDAHTSMESELIYLNSIRERLLVLFEGFQAPNNANIEAKVDITLNFLEYTLATIDARVEKLEKGNL, encoded by the coding sequence ATGGAACTAAAAGATGTCATATTGTCAACACTGGCTGAAATGGAAGATGAACTGCCGCAAGAGAGTGTAAAAGAAGTGCAACAGGAAACTTTTGCTGAAGAAACCGAAGAGCGCTTGCCGCAAAAAGATGATGCACATACATCCATGGAGAGTGAATTAATTTATTTGAACTCCATAAGAGAGCGACTTTTAGTCCTTTTTGAAGGTTTTCAAGCGCCAAACAATGCAAATATTGAAGCCAAAGTAGACATAACACTTAACTTTTTGGAATATACTTTGGCAACAATAGACGCCCGTGTAGAAAAGTTGGAAAAGGGAAATCTGTAG